The DNA sequence GAGATCAGCGTCAGAGTGAGTGATTAATGATCTGAAGGAAATAAAGGCTATTGGCATTTCTGGCGTAAATACTGTCCTGCGTGTGTGCACGCCAAATCATATGCCGCTGTGGATGCGGGCATGCGTGTGAAGAAGAGGAGGATAACGAAGCAGATCGTACGGTAACTGTGGgtacaaataaatactttttggacaTTGGCTGTTAACCTGTTGTGTGCCAGACTGTTTAGTGAAGGAAGGACGGCCCTACCGCGGAGCAGTGTGGTGGGAGTGCCAGAAGGAAGCCAGTTCGGGTGACTATAGCCCCATGAACGTAGACTGAGCCGTGTAAACAACGCCATATCGAATTTCGGTGAAGGAGGAGAAGACGGGGTTTCTCAGTGTTCACTTGTAGTGCGGTGGGGTGAGTCTGTATTGTGTGGAACCTTTCACTTTGGAGTGGTGCAGTGCCcttttgctgtgtgtgtgtattgtcagCCAGACCCCCGCCTCCATCCTCTAGACCGTGGAAAGATGGAAAGGCTGCCGGCATCAGTTGTTGTACCTGTCTAATTTAAGCTGTAGGTGAGCCCCGAGTGGAAACACTTATCGTGGTGGAAGATCGGCTGACTTTCTGTGGAGTTGGGTTGTGTGGCGAAGAGGTGGTGAAGCGTTTGACCACAAGGAACTGTGTGAGTAACATAAAGGATACATGATTGCTTGCATGTTGTAATTCATAACCTGTGCTTTGCGGAGTGAGGCGGAGTCGATCTCATCTGTCCCGTAGCCTCTTCAAAAGGGTGCCCCTGTCTAGCGTTCGCTAGTTGAGGAAGTGGAAaggagagggcagcgctcgactcGGTGTGACAGAGTGAGTTGTGCCCCCGCAGTAGCAGCAGCCGTCGAGAGGAGCTGTTCCTCGACGCCATCATTGTCACCTCGCCTCGAGGCTTTCGGCGAGCTGGGGAAAAAACGGTCACTGTAAGTCCACCCTTTTTCACTCACCCAAATGAAACATATGCATATATTGATTGTCGATTAGCCACGTGTGGAAGCAAGAGAACTAAGGAGTGAAGCTTTGCTTCCATCATACTTACGCAGCCtgtgtagagagagagagaggagaagaTTATACCTaccatacttactgtatgtCGTGTCCGCTGGAGAGGTGAGGGAAAACCCCCAGTTGTGTACTTAACCATTCGGTGTGTCCCAGCCAGCAGCCtgtgtggaggaagagagaggagAAGATTATACTTaccatacttactgtatgtcgtgcccgctggagaggtgagagaaaaccccCAGTTGTGTACTTAACCATTCGGTGTGTCCCAGCCAGCAGCCtgtgtggaggaagagagaggagAAGATTATACTTaccatacttactgtatgtcgtgcccgctggagaggtgagagaaaaccccCAGTTGTGTACTTAACCATTCTGTGTGTCCCAGCCAGCAGCctgtgtggagagagagagaggagacgATTATACTTaccatacttactgtatgtcgtgtccgctggagaggtgagagaaaaccccCAGTTGTGTATTTAATCATTCTGTGTGCCCCAGCCAGCAGCctgtgtggagaaagagagaggagaAGATTATACTTaccatacttactgtatgttgtgtccgctggagaggtgagagaaaaccccCAGTTGTGTACTTGACCGATCCTTGCGCTTTAGCCAgctacctgtggagagagagagatacccGTGATTAAGGGTACGTTCCAGACATACACGCCTGTTTCCCagcattcatttttatttctgttctacctccaggaggaagaggagggcgccacgggttCACGAGCCAGGCGGAGAAGCCTGAGGTACACCCCTCCCTTTGTGCAATACGTTGGAGTCCCGGGTCCGATCCCTTCTCCCCCCCCCCTCTATTGGTTCTGGACCACGACCCACCTGGAGAACAGAATTAGAGCATTAGTTTTAAACTTTCCCTTTCCCCCACCCTTCTTgaagtcattttaattaaattaaataaaagattATTTTTATACTTATCTGCGcttgtgttgtctggtcattgggttggctttggggacctcctcgaggtggaagttaaaCAGGGGCGTGGCCTAGTTACATTTGCGGCcacccctggcttgtgacataTATACGCCTTTacacaaattaattttaacaccATTCATTTTAATAAAGTGTGATTAATGCAACACACAATTGACTCTTGGTCTAGCCCATAGTTGGATACATTGAGACGCAGCCTTAATGCGAGTTGGaggtttttataaaaataagaacatcaTAATTTTCTAGCCCTCATCTAGCGGAttcaatgctctaaatggttgTTGAAATCTATAATTATGGTATTTTTTGTACGAATttctacactgttaaaaattagctgtaattatgcagctggttgccagtaacttactgtagaagataaaactgtttcatgttcatttaactctgaacaaactgttgccaataaataacataaatgtaaaatctacagtaaattactggctggtagctggtttaaggtggcagtagcttgtttaagctggtcctcctagcctggcaaagctggtcaagctgaggggtcagctggtcttccagtctgaccatcttaaaaagtgaccaaaacacagctagacaagcttgctacaccagcaataccagctaaaaccaagctgggagaccagttaaaaccagctcaccagtagggctgcacgatatatCGCAAAACTATCGCCATCGCGATAACAACGCACGCGATATGCATATCGCAGAGACTTGCGATAACTCTCATTTATTTTACGCGTCTATCATGTGTGTTTCGTGCTTGCTTAGATTGTACAAGTTAGACCAATCAGAAAGGGCCTCACAAAATACCCGCCAAGTAGTTCTTGTTATACTATTGGCTAGACCGTGGGCGCACGGGTAAACGAAACGTCTCAAAGCAGAGcgtgtaaaataaatatggcaGGAGTAACGTCAGAGACGAGCGTGGAAAAAGAAAGCGACGAACTTGTTCCCAAACGTAACAGTACATCAGAAATATGGCAATATTTTGGCTTCAGGAGAGAAGACGCATCACAAACGCAGGTTCTGTGCAAGTCGTGCGGCAAAACTGTGCTCACGTCGAGAGGAAATACAACTAATCTCCACAGTCATCTGGAACACAAGCACAGGGAGTTGTATGAAAACTTGCAAAAATCAAAATCAACCAAAACTGCTATCGAAATGCCAATAAACAACAAGGGAGTCGTACAGACAACCATCCAACAAAGTTTTACAAATGCAACGCCTTATGGAAAAACGTCAAGACGACACAAGGAATTAACAGATGCGGTCACACGCTTTTTAGCTAAAGACATGATGCCTGTTAATACTGTGAGTAAAGAAGGATTTGTTGGTTTAATTAACAAGTTGGACAGAAGATATCAGCTGCCGTCGAGAAATTATTTTTCGCACGTCGCAATTCCTCAGATGTACGACACGTGTGTGAAAAAAGTGAGCTCCGAGCTGAGCCAAGTAGACTTTTACGCAAGCACAACTGATATGTGGTCCAGTCGGACGACTGAGCCTTACATGAGCTATACAGTTCACTTTCTTACTCCAACCTTTGAATTAAAAACACGCTGTCTGGGTGTTGTGTATTTCCCGGAATCCCACACCGGTGAAAACATAGCACATGGGCTTCGGGATGTTTTAGCCGACTGGAGCTTAAAGGAGGAAAATCAAGTTTCCATAACAACGGACAACGGCGCCAATGTGGTGAAGGCTACCGAACTTAATGATTGGGTCAGACTTCAATGCTTTGGACACCGCTTACATCTGGCAATCGGTGAGTGTTTTAtacatacaaatataatatttaaaataatatacataacatATTCAAAATAATGCTTATAATACATGCAACTATACAAAAGACATGCAACTATACAAATAACTGTACTTTTTATATCTAATCTTATTATtgcaaaatgtatatatatatatatatatatatatatatatatatatatatatatatatatatatatatatattacagttTGCAATAATAAGATTAGATATAAAAAGTACAGTTATTTGTATAGTTGCATgtattataaacattattttgaatattttaatatttaagaaGATAATGTTTATATAGGAAATATATTCCACAGAGCCTAGCACAGTGTAGCTGCAGTTTTCTATCTcaaatgttgttataaaattgtatttacaATATTGCAAATTCGCAATGTTATTTTACCCTGTATaaccttgttttgtttttcttaactCTTCAGAAAATGCTGTTAAAGGTGATGAGCGCATTTCTCGAGCTGTTGGTCTCTGCAAAAGGTTAGTGGGACATTTCTCCCACACCTGGAAGGGGAAGATGGCATTGAAAAATGCTCAAAAAGAGCATAACCTCCCAGAGCACAATCTAATAACAGAATGCCCTACAAGGTGGGGTTCGAGGCAGAGAATGATCCAGAGAGTTCTAGAGCAGCAGCGGGCCATAAGCGATGTCCTATCAGCAGACAGAAAGTCAAGACATTTAGTTCCTACCTGGCAGGACATAGATGTACTTGAATCAATAAACCAGGCATTGCAGCCTCTGCAAGAATTTACAGATGCTCTATCAGGTGAAAGTTACGTAAGTGTTTCATATGTGAAACCTGTACTTCACTTGATGAACACCTCAATTCTTGCTCCAAAGGAAGAAGACAGCGATTTAACAAAGTCtataaaaaacaagattctaGAGTACATGAACACGAAGTATGACAACCCAGAAACTCAAGAACTGTTGGACATGACCTGCTGTATGGACCCCAGATTTAAAGCCGGCTACATCAGCTCTGACAAAGTGTCAGACATCAGAGCCAGGGTGCTAAGGGAAATTGAAGCAACTGTGCCAAAGGTAAATGTTAATACAATAATAGTAAATTGCAAAATAATATGCTATAACTAGATTTGATTACaacattgcatttgtttttcttatttaggaGCCGAGCCCAAGTAATCCAGATGACCAGGGCATGGGTCCATCAGATGTCACCCTAAAGAAGGCCAAAAAATCCCTGGGCAGTTTTTTCAAGACCTCTCCAGCTCCATCTTCTATGGAACCATCGCACACTATGGAAGTTGAACTAAACAACTACATGATGTCTCCCACCATAGACAGTGAGATGGACCCTCTAACTTGGTGGCAAGTCCATCAGGTCGACTATCCACACCTGAGTATACTAGCCAGGAAGTATCTCTGTATACCAGCAAGCAGTTCACCTTCAGAGAGACTTTTTAGCACCTCAGGAAATGTTGTGACTTGCCAACGCACATGTTTAAAACCTGCCAAAGTCAATATGCTAGTTTTCTTAGCCAAAAATCTGGAATAAAATAGCTTTCACAGTTACACATGTCATATGACATTGCACTAATACATAgatttacttttgtttttttagttgATGTTCAAATGTTGATACTTCATTGTTTTATTATGTGGATGTTGACAAAGTGTTAGTATTATTTATTACCACTACATGCCTGTACACTTTGTTTAATATTACTTTTTCATATGTAagttttgttaaatatttatttttattaaaaaagcagGCAAAGAaggaaatattttgtttaaaagatgctcttgttttatttttattcatgtgGATGTTgacaaaatgttaatattattaccaCTACATAATTTATGTATAAGGCCTGCACAGTTTGTTTaatagtgttttttatttaagttttgttaaatatttatttttattaaaaaagcagGCAGAGAaggaaatgttttgtttaaaagatgctcttgttttatttttattcatgtgGATGTTgacaaaatgttaatattattaccaCTACATAATTTATGTATAAGGCCTGCACACTTTGTTTaatagtgttttttatttaagttttgttaaatatttatttttattaaaaaagcagGCAAAGAaggaaatattttgtttaaaagatGCTTGTTTCATTTATGTTGGCAATTTTAGTATTTTTCTACTACATACCAATTGCAAGGAAACCAAAGGGGAaggaaatattttgtttaaaagatgttcttaaatttgatcttgaTGGTTGAATGGTTACATGTGAATAAAAAGTCATGTTTGAGagaaatgcattttgtgtttgcaaGTCTATTTTAACAGCAAATCAGAATATCTGCTGAGTTTTTAAgctatttattgtgttttaaaatAAGTCTAAGTGTTTGCTTCTTCCTCCATAGTTGTTTAGGCTGAATTAGATTTAATTACATGAGAAGAATATGTATTACCTGTTTATTTCAGTATGATAATTACATATCGCAAGAACTATCGCCATCGCAGTCCTCAACAGAACTATCGCATATCGCATAGTTTCCcattatcgtgcagccctactcaCCAGCCTATGCTGGTCTTagatggatttttcagtagggtgcgCGTCTAACATTTTggttttagttttaaaacatgcagaaattagaaaataaagttcaggatttgcttgatgttaaaataaatattaagagagataaagtttggcatctgactgatgttaaaagagttattaagagcgacaagacttgAAAACGATCTTCCTCCTGCTGACTGACACATCTGAAGCTAGTGCACACAGATGTGCGAGTGCCTGACCCCAATATATACACGTAtacacagaattacagttttaaaaatatctgttttgacaagaattaaCTCAGATaggacctataatctgttatgtcttaagttaaTGCTTGGGGAAAAGTATCTAATGTGTAACTTTATATGAGATCATTGCATTatacagtagatcttaaagctaTCTGTCTCAAtgtgaatcaaacaataaacgaaagaaaaaagtttaacatacattgatattgtttttgactttgtgtgtgtataaatatcagtggtgatatctcacaacgtgttttaatagtcacgtcaccagaaataaataaattatcaaGCTTCCCAATGTAAGAGCCAGTACCTGTAGTTCCAAACGACATTTTTGCATCCTTTTAAGACGCGTTGAATGATGCTCcagataaagaaaaaaataattgatttaattgctttattcgccaagtgtattttaatcctccacacgatgtgacattATTGCGGTACTCCATCGAAAGTCAAGAgctctgatctttgaagggattAGGGCTAGGGAACTTATTGAAACACACAGATAATGTCTAAAACAGCGTTTGTGCCAGTGGATCTGTGTGTGTGAGACCATCCGCTCTGGTAGCAGCTTTTCCAGTCAGAAATATGTCACATGAGCGAATGGCACACGTGGTTAAAGAAGCCTCCATCGCTAATTCTAAAATGACCAGTATGTGGCCGAATGATACAAACAGTGAAGCAGTTACTGTTATGTTATCAATAGAATATCTCACCCCTGGGAAGAGCTCTTAGCCATTCAGAGAGAGAACGAAATGAGTGTAtcatattaaaaactgtataaaaatgtaaactgatgtgtaaAGTTTTTAGGGTGAACtctccttccacttgagcaatagcaggaaactgcaggatctcttaaacctaaataaaatttaattctAATTTCAAAGAAATCGGTCTTTTTatttcattctgctcaaaaatgctcaagatgtgtttagtgccaagagaggttaATCCAAACACAGACAATGCCTAAAGAAGGCTTCTTCCCTGCACGCTACGGCATTGCTGCAGGTCCATCAGGCCAAGACACTTAAGCAAAATCTGTGGCTAAAAATAAGAAATCTGCGGCTATAAATGCCCTTTTTGGATGAGATTGTTATGGCAGTCCAAAAAGCCTCTTTTGGCTATGACCATTATAGTAGTCCAGGAAATCCATTCTCTGGCTGTTTCAGTTCGGCATGAGGGATGCTGAAATATAAAACTTGGCTTCTAAATTCCCAAGTTTAAGTCCCAAGACCGCAGCTCTTTGTCTGCTTGTCACTGAGGGCGCCCATCCCATTGGAGCCCCAACACTTGAAAATACAAGAGTAAGCGGCCTGCGGCGAGCGACCTGGAAGCTGAGGGGGAGAAGGTGACCACACTACTCCCTCTTCCGATGGAGGCTCAGCTGAAGAATTTTTGTTCTGTTCCACTGCTGGCTGAAAACTGCAGACCCTACTCCAGAGCCAGGTAAGTGCCACACACACTTCCACCCCACTTCGGGCATCAATGGAGAGACTCGACACGGGCACCTGTGCTCCGCCCAGCTTGAAGAAGGCTTGGAGAGTGATGGACAGTGCAGAGCTGTGTCGTCCTTATCTGTCTCTCTCACCAGTGGACACTTTGGGCATTTGAAGACCACAGCCAGGTATCTTCACGATTTGTCGGCTCTATTACAGTGTCAGGCTCGGCTATACATATATATGAATATCCAGTTCACTGCAATGAAACTTGCAAATGCTCACAAAGGGTGTGGAAGTGGCCGTTGTTCCCATAAGAGAACACGCCGTTTGCATACTCCACTACCTCGATGACTAccaaatcttttttacagtgtaacgtGTGTTGTGGACTCCCTGACAAGGTGGGGCCTCAGGTGACTGCCTGTGTTGCCTGTACGATGGGATGGCCCTTTAATTATGTAAAGCAGTGGTtatcaactccagtcctcggggcccccctcccagaacatttttCCAGAAATCAATAGTCAAAAAAGTAGTAGAGTATAATTCAAACGTTTAATGTGAACTGTGATATTTGACCATTTTAATTCATTAAATTCACATGTTTCTTCACAATAAGATTCTCTGTTATTGTTCTGTGTCACCCATTTGAGTTAAGTTCCTGAATTGTCGTTTTTTTTATTCCtttacatattattattttcatagAGAAGTTCATTTTTGCATAAATACTTGAATCATTGGCACATACATACACAGTGAGTCCATCTCAAGAGGGGTAATAATTAGTTCTGTTATAGTGGTTATATAGTTATAGTGGTAAAcagtaaaatgtataaaaatatggATAAAATTATAGATAAAAGTACAACAATGGACAGAGGAGAAAAGGAAGAAAGGATTGATGATATCTACATCAATGAAGAGGCTGCTAGATATGTTAAACACAAGAAAGAGATGAAGGAATCTAACAGGACAACAACCAAACCATCTGAACACACAGGTACTGCATATCTATGATTATTTATTCctaatacaaatataattttacaaataaacatttaaagaaagTAATGTTATGAGAGTTTGCATGTTTTCAGTTAAACTAAACATCTGGTTGTCACGAACGGGGAACGGGAGTAGAGAcaggacgcaagtgcagagttcacatgaaataaataacatttaatataaatcaggaaacaaaacacgagtaACATCCAACATCGGGTAaaacaggaacatccaacacaggaacagacagggaagaaatgacaatgatccagcagtgagcaaacagaagacagaggtatatatacacagactaaatgacaaacaggtgtgatgaggcaggtaattaatcaatgaatgtccaggtgataacaatcggaacagagacaagacatgacacggattaatcgtgacattaccctcccctctacgagtggctaccagacactcacataaaacacaacaaaaaaagTCTGGTAGCgggagtccaagggaggggtggagggcttggggaccctggcgaagccggcagccgccgggatgagaccaacaggacagttggccggactgcgccaggagaaccggagcgatcgctccgagaaccgaggcagacgaattacccccctcctgggaatcgtcgacgatcagatgcccccggaaatcatctaccatcccctcgcggaaacggagaccctcggtagccaccccggggaaatgatcgggcgtggtccgttccggatccccctgcgagcaggatggtggtcctccgagggaccgccgacgacgactcaaccgttgggggaccgcctgggccgatcctcctcccgcaggcccgcaggagcgagcgatcgctcacggtggtccccaagagacatcggggctgatggggaatgaaccccgatgtcactactccccctcgacgaaactcctgggggagccgccctccgtgaacctgctgcgtccagtttggctggatcattctgtcacgaaCGGGGAACGGGAGTAGAGAcaggacgcaagtgcagagttcacatgaaataaataacatttaatataaatcaggaaacaaaacacgagtaACATCCAACATCGGGTAaaacaggaacatccaacacaggaacagacagggaagaaatgacaatgatccagcagtgagcaaacagaagacagaggtatatatacacagactaaatgacaaacaggtgtgatgaggcaggtaattaatcaatgaatgtccaggtgataacaatcggaacagagacaagacatgacacggattaaccgtgacactGGTGaagtaaatataactaaataATATTGTGTGTCTCATCTTTAGGAAGTGAGTGTGTGATGAAAAGAAGTTACAGATCAgttacagtgtgtttgctgctgcTGTGTGTTCTTCTACTGACTGCGGTCATAGTGCTTCTGATCAACACAAACAATCACCAGTCTCACATCACCAGCAAACATCACAGATGAGAGAGACCAGCTACTAACCAAATATAAAGAAGAGAGAGACCAGCTACTAACCAAATATACCAA is a window from the Misgurnus anguillicaudatus chromosome 21, ASM2758022v2, whole genome shotgun sequence genome containing:
- the LOC129454611 gene encoding E3 SUMO-protein ligase ZBED1; the protein is MPINNKGVVQTTIQQSFTNATPYGKTSRRHKELTDAVTRFLAKDMMPVNTVSKEGFVGLINKLDRRYQLPSRNYFSHVAIPQMYDTCVKKVSSELSQVDFYASTTDMWSSRTTEPYMSYTVHFLTPTFELKTRCLGVVYFPESHTGENIAHGLRDVLADWSLKEENQVSITTDNGANVVKATELNDWVRLQCFGHRLHLAIENAVKGDERISRAVGLCKRLVGHFSHTWKGKMALKNAQKEHNLPEHNLITECPTRWGSRQRMIQRVLEQQRAISDVLSADRKSRHLVPTWQDIDVLESINQALQPLQEFTDALSGESYVSVSYVKPVLHLMNTSILAPKEEDSDLTKSIKNKILEYMNTKYDNPETQELLDMTCCMDPRFKAGYISSDKVSDIRARVLREIEATVPKEPSPSNPDDQGMGPSDVTLKKAKKSLGSFFKTSPAPSSMEPSHTMEVELNNYMMSPTIDSEMDPLTWWQVHQVDYPHLSILARKYLCIPASSSPSERLFSTSGNVVTCQRTCLKPAKVNMLVFLAKNLE